The sequence CCATGTTGCCCAGGCCGCTCACGTGCGGGTCGGTCCCGCTCAGGAGGCTGGCGCGCGTGGGCGAGCACGTGGGCGAGGTCCGGAACTGCGAGAAGACGAGTCCCGAGGCCGCGAGGTTGTCGAGGACGGGCGTCCGGATCTCCGACCCGTACGCGCCCAGGTCGGTGAACCCGAGGTCGTCGGCCACCACGAGCAGGATGTTCGGCCGGCGCGCCGGCGCCTGAGGGGCGACGGCGTCCGACGCCGGGGCCCCGCCGCACGCGGCCACCCCCAGCGCCAGCACCGTGCCCAGCGACAGCGGCCACGCCGGACGCGTCACGGCGCGAGGTCCCTGACCAGCCGGAAACCGATGTGGTTCGCGCCGCTCGACGGTTCGCCCTTGCCGCGCGTGCCCGGACGGAAGCGTCCGCAGTATTCGTCCGTACACAGGAAGGACCCGCCTTTCTGGACGCGCTTCGGCACACCGGGCTCTTCCGGGTCCCTGCTGGACGCCGGGCCGCGCGGATCCACCGCGATGCGGCCGCTCGACGCGAGCGCACGGTAATAGTCGGGACGGTACCAGTCGGCCACCCACTCCCAGGCGTTGCCCGACATGCCGTACAGGCCGTAGCCGTTCGGCGGGAAGGCTCTGACGGGCGCGGTCGATGCGTACCCGTCGGCCCCGGTGTTGGTGTCCGGGAAGTGCCCCTGGAAGGTGTTGGCGGCGTGATGGCCGTCGGGCACGGGATCCCCACCCCACACGTACTCCGCGCGGTCGATGCCGCCCCGGGCCGCGAACTCCCACTCAGCTTCGGTCGGCAGCCGCTTCCGGGCCCATGCGGCGTAGGCGAGCGCGTCGTCGTACGCGATGTGGACGACGGGATGATCCGTACGGCCGTCGAGGGTGCTTCCGGGGCCCCGCGGCCGCCGCCAGTTCGCGTCCCGGACGTAGCTCCACCATCGGCCGGGGCTGTCGAGCGGCACCGCGCCGGGCGGCGGCGTGAACACGATCGACCCGGCCACGAGCCTGTCCGCGGGCACGCCTGGAAAGTCCGCCGCCGACGGCGCGCGCTCGGCCACGGTCACGTAGCCCGTCGCCTCGACGAAGGCCGCGAACTCGGCGTTGGTCACCTCGGTGGCATCCATCCAGAAGCCGCGCACGGACACGCGGTGGACGGGCGCGGCGTCCGGGAAGGCCGGGGCGTCCAGCCCCATCCAGAACTCCCCGCCGGCAATCCGGACCATGCCGGGCGGATCGTCCGCGGGCGGGCTCGACGGCGTACAGGCGCTCGCGGCCAGTACCAGCGCGCACACGCCCGCCATGCGCGAGGCGCACGCGACGGCGTCACGCGTGGTGCGGGGCGGGACCCGGTCCGTCACGCGCGGGAGTATGGCACGGCGCCGCCGGTCCCGGGCGACCGGGCCCGGCCCTGCCGGAACGGACGGCGCCGACCCACCGCCACGACTTTCCCGGGCTCGAGGGGGCCGTGGCGGGTTTCGGACGCCGTTGTCGATCCTGCTAACGAGACGCGTCGCATGCCGCGGCGCCCACGGAGGACACGATGCCGACCACCACCGAACGCCCCGCCCCCGTCCCCATGAACGGCGTGGACACCCCGACCCTCTTCGCGACGATCAACGCCGTCAAGGGCGCACCGGCCCTGGCCGCGTTCACCTTCCGCGCCAGGAACCGCTGGGTCGAGGGCACCTGCAGCGAGACCACCATCGAGCAGTTCTCGGGTGCCGGCGGCGACCACCAGCACCAGGCCACGTTCCAGTACCGCGCCGATCACC comes from Vicinamibacterales bacterium and encodes:
- a CDS encoding formylglycine-generating enzyme family protein; this translates as MTDRVPPRTTRDAVACASRMAGVCALVLAASACTPSSPPADDPPGMVRIAGGEFWMGLDAPAFPDAAPVHRVSVRGFWMDATEVTNAEFAAFVEATGYVTVAERAPSAADFPGVPADRLVAGSIVFTPPPGAVPLDSPGRWWSYVRDANWRRPRGPGSTLDGRTDHPVVHIAYDDALAYAAWARKRLPTEAEWEFAARGGIDRAEYVWGGDPVPDGHHAANTFQGHFPDTNTGADGYASTAPVRAFPPNGYGLYGMSGNAWEWVADWYRPDYYRALASSGRIAVDPRGPASSRDPEEPGVPKRVQKGGSFLCTDEYCGRFRPGTRGKGEPSSGANHIGFRLVRDLAP
- a CDS encoding OsmC family protein, whose protein sequence is MPTTTERPAPVPMNGVDTPTLFATINAVKGAPALAAFTFRARNRWVEGTCSETTIEQFSGAGGDHQHQATFQYRADHPAVLVGADRGPTPVEFLLHALTSCICAGIGNIAAARGVKLTSVESTIEGDIDLQGI